A genomic region of Sphingobium sp. HWE2-09 contains the following coding sequences:
- a CDS encoding phosphotransferase family protein, with product MTGSGEASTAGTSSPLDDVRLIAWMTANIDGYEGPLTISRFAGGQSNPTYRLSTPGRDYVLRRKPSGLLAPGAHAVDREARVMRALGQQGFPVPHIHALCTDEAVIGGWFYVMDYIEGRVFWDARFESVPEAERPAYFDAMNDTIARLHRFDPAALGLCDFGKAGNYFQRQISRWSRQYAADADVAGRDDAMDALIEWLPGHMPTSDETRLIHGDYRADNMVFHPTEPRVLAVLDWELSTLGHPLADFVNHAMMYHLPPTILSGLEGSDLHALNLPGEDAYVAQYCARTGRTAIDDMDWLLAFSLFRLAAIYHGIRARALRGNASSAHALDLAAAYPMLAARALAHARSGASPP from the coding sequence ATGACAGGCTCTGGCGAGGCATCTACAGCAGGCACGTCGTCACCGCTGGACGACGTGCGCCTGATCGCCTGGATGACCGCCAACATCGATGGGTATGAAGGCCCGCTGACCATAAGCCGTTTTGCGGGCGGGCAGTCCAATCCGACCTATCGCCTGTCGACGCCGGGTCGCGACTATGTGCTGCGGCGCAAACCATCGGGCCTATTGGCGCCCGGCGCCCATGCCGTTGATCGGGAAGCGCGGGTGATGCGGGCGTTGGGCCAACAGGGGTTTCCCGTTCCGCACATCCATGCCCTTTGCACGGACGAGGCCGTTATCGGCGGCTGGTTCTACGTCATGGACTATATCGAGGGTCGCGTGTTTTGGGACGCGCGTTTCGAAAGCGTCCCCGAAGCTGAGCGCCCCGCCTATTTCGATGCCATGAACGACACGATCGCGCGCCTGCACCGCTTCGATCCTGCTGCGCTGGGCCTCTGCGACTTCGGCAAGGCGGGCAATTATTTTCAGCGCCAGATCAGTCGCTGGTCCCGCCAATATGCCGCGGATGCGGACGTTGCCGGGCGGGACGATGCGATGGATGCGCTGATCGAATGGCTTCCGGGGCATATGCCGACATCGGACGAAACCCGCCTGATCCATGGCGACTATCGCGCCGACAATATGGTTTTTCATCCCACCGAACCACGCGTTCTGGCCGTGCTCGACTGGGAATTGTCGACCCTGGGGCATCCGCTGGCCGATTTCGTCAACCATGCGATGATGTATCACCTGCCGCCCACGATACTCTCCGGATTGGAAGGTAGCGATTTGCACGCGCTCAACCTGCCAGGCGAAGATGCCTATGTCGCACAATATTGCGCGCGAACCGGGCGAACGGCGATAGACGACATGGACTGGTTGCTGGCGTTCTCGCTGTTTCGGCTGGCCGCCATCTATCATGGCATAAGGGCGCGCGCGCTGCGCGGGAACGCATCCTCTGCCCACGCCCTGGACCTTGCCGCAGCCTATCCGATGCTGGCCGCCCGCGCCCTGGCCCATGCGCGGTCGGGCGCAAGCCCGCCCTGA